A stretch of DNA from Spirochaetota bacterium:
CAGGGGGTGCGCGCGCCCGTCGTATGCCGGATGTACAGTGCCGCAGCCAGTCCCATCGCGTTGTAGAAAGCGCCGGTCACGGCAACGGTGACTATCGCCCACGGCTCGCTTTTCCGGAAGGGAACGAGGAGCAGGGTCATGATTGTGCCTGAAAAAAGAATCGTGACGCCGCCGATAAGCTTCACCATCACACGGAGCAGGTCCCTCGTACCCGCCGGAAGCGCGCTCCAGGGGATGCCGATCGCTTCCAGGTGGTAGGGCATGACGTCTGGAGTAACGATATACAGCATCCCGCCGAGTATCCCCGCGAAGGAAAGAAGGGCGTAGATATAAAATGAGACTTGTTGTGCCTTGGTCATCAGGTTAACCTTTTTATGTACCCTGCGAACGCGATGCCGGCCCCATGCTCATGGAAGCTGGTCTATGTAAAGCCGCGATTAATCGCGGCTTTACATAGAGGATCAATTCATTTGGGCCAGCCGCAAACCGGAATCCGTCTGGTAATCTATATATGGGTAATGCAACTTACCAGCCAGAGACAAAATTAGAAAGTGAATGACCTTTGTGGGCTCGCATGCGTAAGTTCGCCATTTGAGTCATAACCGTAAACCGCCCAATGGTAGGTAATTCCAAGTGGCGTGAAAGAATTCGTTTCGTCAACGTCATTCGTACTTGGGTCATAGACATAGAGGTCGCTTTGATCAACACTATCGCGAGTGAATCCAGGCAAGGTTGTATGGTTACCTGCCCTATAATTACCCTCATTAATAATTGTTTTCTGGTCAGTTTGAATGGTACTATCAAATACCGCAATTACTGCAAATTCAACTTCAGATGGAAGGTTAAATGTAAATTTACCTCCATTTGCGCTGAGATCCGTATTATTCAAGGGCATCACAAGTTCAATACTTTCGACTCCTGAAAAAATAAGAGTCGAGGGCTGTTCTTCCGGTTGAGGTTGGCACCCAGTCAAAATTAACGCCACGGAAATTATTGCAGCAGAAATCGATTTAATAATTAGTATTCTCATCTCACCCCTCCACATTAAAAGAAATACTTCACGCCGCCGCCGAAGGTGATGTGATTGAAAGAATATTCGGTGTCATGCGATTTAAGTCCGCCAAGTAAACCCTGGCTCTCGAATACCTCGCGCGTAGCCTTGACGGGATAGTAATAATATCGTCCCTCAAGGAAAATACCGATTTTAGCGAACGGTGCGATTGTCGCGCCCAGTTTCAACCCCATGTGCATAAGGCTCTGGCTGGCGAGTTTTTCCCGGTCATTGTCCCTGCTCTTGTTCGTGCGGAAATCCGTGAGCGATGTGTATCCTATGAACGCACCCCCGTACGGGGTTACATAGCTTGATATCTCGAAGGGTATCACCGCCGCGTGAGCCGTAAGGCTGAAGTACCGATACCAGCGCTCCTGGGTGATGTCCCCGAACGGGGTGTCGATGACCTGGTTGTGGTCGATTACGGCGTAGCCCATCTCACCCGAAATGTTCAGCCGGTTATAGGTATGTCCCACAAAAAGGGTGAAGAGCGGGGCGCCGTCCAGCTCCTTGTAGAACGGTTTCAGGTAGCTCACCCCCAGCCCTATTTCCGACCTGTTACGTACCCGGCTCTCGCCCAGGTAGGGGGTCCAGTTCTCCCGCGCGTCCTTCGCGATAGTAAGCTCGGTTTCCGCGTCAAGGTAGCCGCTCTTGACGGCCTTCAGTCTATGGGCGCCCGCGGCGAGCTTGTAGTCTACCAGGGGTGCCTTTCCCGCGAGAAGCCCGTCCACATAGACGTCGGCGCCGTCGGGGGTGGTGGAGACGCTCAGGATGCCCAGCGCCTCGCCGGAAATGACCGCGGCCATGGAGAGGGCCGCCTGGTTGGCCATGTCGAAGAGGTCGGCGAGCGGGGCCTTGACCACGCGTCCGTCCAGGACCCGGCCGGTGGCGATATCCACGGCCTTGATGGTGAGCACTATGTTCTCGGGATTGCCGGAGTACGATCCCAGGATGAGCACGTCGGCCTTGACCAGGGTGCCCGCGCCCGTGACCATCTGTTCGTCGAAAAGCCCGGTCTGGCTCAGGGCGATCTCGCTAATGATCGCTCCTATCTGACCCCGCTCCACGATCCTTATGCCCTGCGCCTGCGCAAGGCCCGCGGAGATGGATTCCGGAAGCGAATTAGTCAGATACTGGAGGCCCTTCCCGCCCGTGTGGTTGGTGAAATTCACGACCGCGACCGCACGGGGCGCTGCGAGCGCGCCGTATGACCACAGCATGGTCCCCGCGAAAAGGAGCAGAATCGATAATCGTTTCATAATGATACCGTTACCCGTAATATCTTACCCGTGTATCGGCGCCCGCGCCTGAATAATGCCGTTTTAAGCGGCCCGGTGCACGACAACTATTCCGGGGTACATGGCCCGGTCCCTGATAGAATTATCCATGATTTGCCCGCCAATGCAATTATTTCTTGAAAAACTCGTTAAAATATATGCAAATATAATAGAATTGATGCGAAACTGCCGTCTTAAGGAATGGGAGAGGGCGCGCCAAGTGGCGCCAAGGACCGCATTCAATCAGGAGAAGCACATGGAGGATGCCATGAACGGGGACGCTCCCGCAGCACCGCGTTATACGGGGATCGGCGCGAAGGACACGCCGCCGGCAATGCTCGCGATCATTGAAAAGATCGGGACGCACATGGCGAAAGCCGGTTACATCCTGCGTTCCGGGGGGGCCCTGGGGGCCAGCGCCTCGTTCGAGCTCGCCTGCGACAGGGCGGGGGGCAAGAAGGAGATATACCTGCCGTGGCAGGGGTTCAACAAGAACCGGTCCATGTTCTACAATGTCCCGGACAGGGCCCACATGTTCGTCAAGGAGTTCAATCCCCAGTGGTCGACGCAGAGCGACGCCTCCCGGAAGGTCCAGGCCCGTTATGCGCAGGCGTTCCTGGGCCAGGACCTGGGCCGCGCCTCCGTGTGCGTTATCTGCTACACAAAAGAGGGCAAGCTCAAGGGCGGCACCGGGCAGGCCCTCCAGGTGGCCCTCAAGCACGGCATCCCCGTGTTCAACCTCGGGGAGTTCGAGTCCGATACCGCCCTCCTGGCCGAAAAGCTCCGTGGGTTCCTCAAGGGGCTGTCCATCCCGGACGAGGGCCTCGCAATCTGACTGTCGCGCTTTTCCCGCGACTCCCGGACGCCGATAATTAATCCATGAAGATACGCGTTATCGGCGGGCGGGCGCTCGTCGTTTTCCTCGCCATGATGCTCGCGGGCATGGCGGCATGTTCGCCCCCCCACCTGCGCGGCGGGAGGACGTTCAGCAGCGCGGACCGCGCCAGGATCGTCGCCACGGCGGAGCGCTGCCTGGGGACGCCGTACCGCTACGGCGGGGAAAGCCCCGGCGGCTTCGACTGCTCGGGGCTCGTGATGTATGTATTCGGGAAGCATGGGATCGCGCTGCCCCGCACCGCTGGCGATCAGTTCGAGGACGGCGCGCGCGTGCCCCTCGCCGCGCTCCAGCCGGGGGATCTCGTGTTTTTCCGCACGGCCGGCGGGCGCGGCATTTCCCACGTGGGGATCTATACGGGAAAGGGCGAATTCATACACGCGCCGCGCACGGGGACGACGGTGTCCTATGCCCGCCTGGACAATAAATACTGGAAGAGGCATTATGCGGGCGCGGTGACCTATTTCAGGCGAAAAAACGCCGCAGGAACCGGATAAATCCCCGAGAACGGGGAAAATCGTGTAAAACACCCGGTAGGCCCTCTGTTTGTCAACTTATTTCTTGACAAAAACTACATGCGCTGCTAACGTGAGAGGGCTGGAAAGGTACTGGTTGACTTTTTATGCGGATTGGGATATACCCCGGATCGTTTGATCCGTTAACGAATGGACACATCGACATTATTGAAAGAGCCCGGCAGCTCTGCGATAAGCTTTTCATCGCGGTTGCTAAGAACACCTCCAAGAACCCCTTCTTCAGCATGGAAGAAAGGGTGGAGATGCTCCAGTTCTGCTGCTCCGGAGATAGTTCTCAACTGGAAATCGTTGCTTTCGAGGGCCTGCTGGTAGACCTTTGCCGCAGGCAAAACGTGTCGTTTATAATACGCGGACTCAGGGCCCTGGTGGATTTCGATT
This window harbors:
- a CDS encoding PEGA domain-containing protein, giving the protein MKRLSILLLFAGTMLWSYGALAAPRAVAVVNFTNHTGGKGLQYLTNSLPESISAGLAQAQGIRIVERGQIGAIISEIALSQTGLFDEQMVTGAGTLVKADVLILGSYSGNPENIVLTIKAVDIATGRVLDGRVVKAPLADLFDMANQAALSMAAVISGEALGILSVSTTPDGADVYVDGLLAGKAPLVDYKLAAGAHRLKAVKSGYLDAETELTIAKDARENWTPYLGESRVRNRSEIGLGVSYLKPFYKELDGAPLFTLFVGHTYNRLNISGEMGYAVIDHNQVIDTPFGDITQERWYRYFSLTAHAAVIPFEISSYVTPYGGAFIGYTSLTDFRTNKSRDNDREKLASQSLMHMGLKLGATIAPFAKIGIFLEGRYYYYPVKATREVFESQGLLGGLKSHDTEYSFNHITFGGGVKYFF
- a CDS encoding NlpC/P60 family protein, which gives rise to MKIRVIGGRALVVFLAMMLAGMAACSPPHLRGGRTFSSADRARIVATAERCLGTPYRYGGESPGGFDCSGLVMYVFGKHGIALPRTAGDQFEDGARVPLAALQPGDLVFFRTAGGRGISHVGIYTGKGEFIHAPRTGTTVSYARLDNKYWKRHYAGAVTYFRRKNAAGTG
- a CDS encoding pantetheine-phosphate adenylyltransferase translates to MRIGIYPGSFDPLTNGHIDIIERARQLCDKLFIAVAKNTSKNPFFSMEERVEMLQFCCSGDSSQLEIVAFEGLLVDLCRRQNVSFIIRGLRALVDFDYEYAIALMNRKLAPEVETVFLMARSEYSFVSSNIVKEVAYFGGDISTLVPQFVHKRLQEKLSRKT